A genomic region of Salinibacterium sp. NK8237 contains the following coding sequences:
- the def gene encoding peptide deformylase, with protein sequence MAVLPIIITGDPVLHTPANPVTAFDSELTTLVNDMVETMEEAPGVGLAAPQVGVGLRIFVYDWTDDDDVRWHGVAINPELWQSPTPVVDSEEADEEGCLSIPGERYPLARADLVILRAFDLQQQPFEIKASGWLARIFQHEYDHLDGVLYADRLQAPDAKAAAKAIRKQGWGQPGLSWLPSEEQLDA encoded by the coding sequence ATGGCCGTTCTTCCCATCATTATCACCGGTGACCCGGTGCTCCACACTCCAGCGAACCCGGTAACGGCCTTCGACAGCGAGCTCACCACCCTCGTCAACGACATGGTCGAGACCATGGAAGAAGCGCCAGGCGTTGGCCTTGCCGCTCCCCAAGTGGGCGTCGGTCTGCGCATTTTTGTCTACGACTGGACTGATGACGACGACGTGCGCTGGCATGGAGTGGCCATCAACCCTGAGCTGTGGCAAAGCCCGACCCCCGTTGTTGATTCTGAAGAAGCGGATGAAGAGGGCTGCCTCTCGATCCCCGGCGAACGCTACCCCCTTGCCCGTGCCGACCTGGTCATACTGCGCGCCTTCGATCTTCAGCAGCAGCCCTTCGAGATCAAAGCGTCCGGTTGGCTCGCCCGCATCTTCCAACATGAATACGATCACCTCGACGGCGTGCTCTACGCCGACCGCCTGCAGGCTCCGGATGCCAAGGCCGCCGCGAAAGCGATCCGCAAGCAGGGCTGGGGCCAGCCTGGCCTCTCGTGGTTGCCCTCCGAGGAGCAACTCGACGCCTAA
- a CDS encoding DUF1684 domain-containing protein yields MTDTAAPTLTPEAKLALFRERRDQAVVQQNGNLALTNTQWVDAEQTIWGVPGTWAPHEDGLTVTATAEDNIVVDGTLVEGSAVVRSKSDVDPSTIVFGETVTGFVITAPEGNHALRVWDTNSPAIQEFGTIDAYAYNPDWVITAAFTPNPEGTTLGFEHLKDNGQEREQPIPGDISFTKDGVDYSLAAFKSGRALQLVFADATSDVDTYSVGRFLFVAPNPDGTIVLDFNLAILPPCAFSYNFNCPMPPKQNRFAVAIEAGEKNVLKKDGSLLHD; encoded by the coding sequence ATGACTGACACTGCTGCGCCAACACTCACGCCCGAAGCTAAGCTCGCGCTCTTTCGCGAACGTCGCGACCAGGCGGTCGTGCAGCAGAACGGCAACCTTGCGCTGACGAACACTCAGTGGGTTGACGCTGAGCAGACGATCTGGGGCGTTCCCGGAACCTGGGCTCCGCACGAGGATGGTCTCACGGTCACCGCCACCGCAGAAGACAACATCGTTGTCGATGGCACGCTTGTTGAGGGCAGCGCCGTTGTGCGCAGCAAGAGTGATGTAGACCCGAGCACGATCGTGTTCGGAGAAACCGTTACCGGGTTCGTCATCACAGCCCCCGAAGGAAACCACGCCCTGCGCGTCTGGGACACCAACTCGCCCGCGATCCAAGAATTCGGCACGATCGACGCCTACGCGTACAACCCGGACTGGGTAATCACCGCCGCGTTCACACCCAACCCCGAGGGAACCACCCTCGGCTTCGAGCACCTGAAAGACAACGGCCAGGAGCGCGAACAGCCGATTCCAGGCGACATCTCCTTCACCAAGGATGGCGTCGACTACAGCCTCGCCGCCTTCAAATCAGGCCGTGCGCTTCAGCTCGTGTTCGCGGATGCCACCAGCGACGTCGATACCTACAGCGTTGGCCGCTTCCTGTTCGTCGCTCCCAACCCCGACGGCACCATCGTTCTCGACTTCAATCTCGCGATCTTGCCGCCCTGCGCCTTCAGCTATAACTTCAACTGCCCCATGCCTCCGAAGCAAAACCGTTTTGCCGTCGCTATTGAGGCCGGCGAAAAGAACGTGCTGAAGAAGGACGGCTCGCTGCTTCACGACTAG
- a CDS encoding response regulator transcription factor, whose translation MIRVVVADDQQLIRAGFRSLLSAEDDIEVVGEAATGTEVIEVVRRERPDVVLMDIRMPDGDGLWATEQIATFPDLAETRIVVVTTFEVDEYVARAIRAGASGFLVKDTEPVELIRAVRVVASGDALLSPGVTKRLLERFARGSQVAVDASILSAITEREREVLALVGQGLTNAEIGVKLFLSPLTAKTHVSRIMSKLMARDRVQLVVIAYETGLVSLGRAV comes from the coding sequence ATGATCCGTGTTGTTGTTGCGGATGATCAGCAACTGATTCGCGCGGGCTTTCGCAGTCTGCTCAGCGCCGAAGATGACATCGAGGTCGTGGGTGAGGCGGCCACCGGAACCGAGGTTATCGAGGTTGTGCGGCGAGAACGTCCCGATGTCGTGCTGATGGACATCCGGATGCCCGATGGTGACGGCCTCTGGGCAACCGAACAAATTGCGACCTTTCCCGACCTCGCTGAGACGCGCATCGTTGTCGTCACAACGTTCGAGGTCGATGAGTATGTCGCGCGGGCTATTCGCGCCGGAGCCAGTGGCTTTCTCGTGAAAGACACTGAGCCGGTCGAACTGATCCGGGCGGTGCGTGTGGTCGCTTCCGGCGACGCGCTGCTGAGCCCCGGCGTAACCAAACGACTACTCGAACGCTTTGCCCGCGGCTCGCAGGTGGCGGTTGATGCCAGCATCCTGTCGGCGATCACCGAGCGTGAACGCGAGGTTCTTGCTCTGGTTGGGCAGGGGCTCACAAATGCCGAAATCGGCGTCAAACTCTTTCTGAGCCCGCTGACAGCCAAAACTCATGTCTCCCGCATTATGTCCAAGCTCATGGCGCGCGACCGCGTACAACTCGTTGTCATTGCCTATGAGACCGGGCTGGTATCGCTGGGGCGGGCGGTGTGA
- a CDS encoding PLDc N-terminal domain-containing protein has protein sequence MEPISFSFGVVGLVIFIITVVSIAKSNNHGVLGKFVWILVAFFLSIFGSILWLIFGRGKVRN, from the coding sequence ATGGAACCTATTAGCTTCAGTTTTGGCGTCGTCGGACTGGTCATCTTCATCATCACCGTCGTTTCGATAGCCAAGAGCAACAATCACGGTGTGCTCGGCAAGTTCGTGTGGATCTTGGTCGCCTTCTTCCTGTCGATCTTCGGCTCGATCCTGTGGCTGATCTTCGGTCGCGGCAAGGTGCGCAACTAA
- a CDS encoding glycosyltransferase — protein MTSAVRRSPHEGKPRLRILIGADTFWPQINGAATFIARLAAGLAERGHDVHIVAPSYSNKKLGTMVEVHEGHKVTLHRLYSWRWLGHPWLRFMMPWRVKQNSARILDQVKPDVIHFQSHIIIGRGMTIEGEKRGIRLVGTNHFMPENLLDHAYIIPKFLRRKAIQAGWAAAGRSFMRAAWVTTPTRRAAEYLEANTLVRNVVAVSCGINADGYNGNLEPKPENLIVFLGRLSDEKQIDKLIRAVAILDQALDAKLEIVGGGELEGKLRALAVSLGIEDRVTLTGFVDQEQLREALQRGSVFAMPSIAELQSISTMEAMASGLPVVAADAMALPHLVHDGENGFLFEPGNVDDLAAKLTQVLTLPADELLKFKKESLAIVADHDIQRTLDTFESMYRGEEVAAASSSSNKKESAS, from the coding sequence GTGACTTCCGCTGTGAGACGCTCGCCCCACGAGGGCAAACCGCGACTTCGCATTCTGATTGGCGCAGACACCTTCTGGCCACAAATCAACGGGGCGGCAACTTTCATTGCTCGGCTAGCGGCCGGGCTCGCCGAGCGCGGTCACGATGTGCACATTGTGGCTCCGTCGTACTCCAACAAGAAGTTGGGCACGATGGTTGAAGTGCACGAGGGTCACAAAGTAACCCTGCACCGCCTTTACTCGTGGCGCTGGCTCGGCCATCCCTGGCTGCGATTCATGATGCCGTGGCGGGTGAAGCAAAACTCGGCACGCATTCTCGATCAGGTGAAGCCTGACGTCATCCACTTTCAGTCGCACATTATTATCGGCCGTGGCATGACGATCGAGGGTGAGAAGCGAGGAATCCGTCTCGTCGGAACCAATCACTTCATGCCCGAAAACCTTCTCGATCACGCCTACATCATCCCCAAGTTTTTGCGCCGAAAAGCTATCCAGGCAGGCTGGGCAGCGGCGGGACGCTCCTTCATGCGCGCTGCCTGGGTCACCACACCTACGCGCCGAGCCGCCGAATATCTCGAAGCCAACACGCTCGTGCGCAACGTCGTCGCGGTGTCGTGTGGCATCAACGCTGATGGCTACAACGGAAACCTTGAACCCAAGCCAGAGAATCTCATTGTGTTCCTGGGGCGGCTTTCGGACGAAAAGCAGATCGACAAGCTTATTCGCGCGGTCGCGATTCTTGACCAAGCACTCGATGCAAAGCTTGAGATCGTGGGCGGGGGAGAGCTCGAAGGTAAACTCCGTGCCCTCGCAGTCTCGTTGGGCATCGAGGATCGTGTAACGCTCACTGGTTTCGTTGACCAGGAACAACTCCGCGAGGCGTTGCAGCGTGGTTCAGTATTTGCGATGCCGTCAATCGCAGAACTTCAGAGCATTTCCACCATGGAAGCGATGGCGTCGGGTCTTCCCGTTGTTGCTGCCGACGCCATGGCGCTTCCGCACCTCGTGCACGATGGTGAGAACGGCTTCCTCTTCGAGCCCGGCAACGTTGACGACCTAGCCGCAAAGCTCACGCAGGTGCTCACCTTGCCCGCGGATGAGCTGTTGAAGTTCAAGAAAGAAAGCTTGGCCATTGTGGCTGACCACGACATCCAGCGCACCCTAGACACCTTCGAGAGCATGTATCGCGGCGAAGAAGTCGCGGCTGCATCCTCGTCGAGTAACAAAAAAGAGAGCGCCTCCTAG
- a CDS encoding DMT family transporter: MPPDILDLSDQITLTPLQTVGIPLAIIGAILLSLGAQFQHRGVARMEQHHGSEASTGLNFSQVRALLARPSWVIGTAFLGLAIVFQLTSLSLAPLMVVQPLGAVALVMTAIMNSRIAKVRLDAISIRAIVMCVVGVGVFVGIAAMFAKSTVITQRELSIVLIVLAIVLALWIVLFLVFRKNASPVFYILGAGMLFGFVATLAKVVIDRIKTIMIAGSGFESTDLLTILCIVGLIAASLLGSYFVQTAYASGPPDLVVAGLTVVDPLVAVTIGIIVLGEAADAPLWAVIVFVITGAVAIFGVFSLSKHHPQLKS, translated from the coding sequence GTGCCGCCGGACATCCTTGACCTCAGCGATCAGATCACCCTGACGCCGCTGCAAACGGTGGGAATTCCGCTCGCCATCATCGGCGCGATCCTGTTGTCGCTTGGGGCACAGTTCCAACATCGTGGCGTCGCCCGTATGGAACAACACCACGGCAGCGAAGCGAGTACGGGCCTCAATTTTTCGCAGGTGAGAGCGCTACTTGCTCGCCCGTCATGGGTCATCGGAACAGCATTCTTGGGGCTGGCGATTGTGTTCCAGCTGACGAGCTTGTCGCTCGCTCCACTGATGGTGGTTCAGCCCCTTGGCGCGGTGGCGCTCGTGATGACAGCCATCATGAATTCCCGCATCGCTAAAGTGCGATTGGATGCCATTTCTATTCGCGCCATCGTGATGTGTGTTGTGGGAGTTGGGGTGTTTGTCGGGATCGCAGCGATGTTCGCGAAATCGACGGTGATCACCCAACGGGAGTTGTCGATCGTGCTTATCGTGTTGGCGATCGTTTTGGCGCTGTGGATCGTCTTGTTTCTGGTTTTCCGAAAGAACGCCTCTCCAGTTTTTTATATTCTCGGCGCCGGCATGCTGTTCGGTTTCGTCGCGACGCTAGCAAAGGTCGTCATCGATCGCATCAAGACGATCATGATTGCGGGTTCCGGGTTCGAAAGCACCGATTTACTCACGATTCTCTGCATCGTCGGACTCATTGCAGCATCCCTGCTTGGCTCCTACTTCGTGCAGACCGCTTACGCCTCCGGTCCGCCCGATCTCGTGGTTGCAGGGCTCACTGTTGTTGACCCTCTCGTCGCGGTCACGATCGGCATCATTGTGCTCGGCGAAGCCGCGGATGCGCCCCTGTGGGCAGTGATCGTGTTCGTGATTACGGGTGCGGTGGCCATTTTCGGCGTCTTCTCGCTCTCGAAGCACCACCCGCAGCTAAAGTCTTAG
- a CDS encoding Pr6Pr family membrane protein, with translation MTYAAKPATPETRNGAVVVAVLRLAIAALVAAAVLATVAEAAGRTVINPFNMFGYFTIQSNIILAVVYAVIAVVALRGEAASPALNIARASVTTYIIIVGVVYATLLAPLGAAGGVPVAWANTALHIITPIFALADWILFSDRARIAFNRLWIVLIYPIVWVIVVLVRGATDGWVPYPFLHPDTGYGSVFFFVGLIVIVMIAFGSLVFWISGKRSLLRVP, from the coding sequence ATGACTTACGCCGCCAAACCCGCCACGCCCGAAACCCGAAATGGCGCGGTCGTTGTCGCAGTATTGCGCTTAGCGATTGCCGCGCTCGTCGCTGCTGCGGTGCTCGCAACCGTTGCCGAAGCGGCAGGTCGCACGGTGATTAACCCGTTCAACATGTTTGGGTATTTCACGATTCAGTCAAACATCATCCTTGCGGTCGTGTACGCGGTCATCGCGGTAGTTGCCCTGCGCGGCGAGGCTGCTTCGCCGGCTCTGAATATCGCGCGCGCGTCAGTCACGACCTACATCATCATCGTCGGCGTTGTGTATGCGACGCTGCTCGCCCCACTCGGTGCAGCCGGCGGCGTTCCCGTCGCTTGGGCGAACACAGCACTGCACATCATCACCCCGATTTTCGCCCTGGCCGACTGGATCCTTTTCTCCGACCGCGCCCGCATCGCCTTCAACCGGCTCTGGATCGTGTTGATCTACCCGATCGTCTGGGTCATCGTCGTTCTCGTACGCGGCGCAACTGATGGTTGGGTGCCGTATCCGTTCCTGCACCCCGACACCGGCTACGGCAGCGTCTTCTTCTTCGTCGGCCTCATCGTCATCGTCATGATCGCATTCGGGTCTCTCGTATTCTGGATCTCAGGCAAACGTTCACTTCTGCGCGTACCGTAA
- the aceA gene encoding isocitrate lyase — protein sequence MTNNRPGDQNQTAAELETEWKTDARWNGIERDFSAEDVIALRGSVREDRTLARRGAENLWNLLQRDNTEWVAALGALTGNQAVQQVRAGLEAIYLSGWQVAADANLSGQTYPDQSLYPANSVPAVVRRINNALMRADQIETAEDGAPKIDWMAPIVADAEAGFGGPLNSYELMSSMIEAGAAGVHWEDQLASEKKCGHMGGKVLIPTAQHVRTLNAARLAADVAGVSSIIIARTDSLAADLITNDVDDRDKPFLTGERTSDGFYRTTPGIETVLSRGHAYAPYADLLWVESAKPDLELARTFAESIHKEFPGKKLAYNCSPSFNWKRHLDDDQIASFQRELAAMGYAFQFITLAGFHALNHSMYTLARGYSERHMSAYVELQEAEFASEADGYTATRHQREVGTGYFDRIATALNPTSETLALVGSTETAQFH from the coding sequence ATGACGAACAACCGCCCCGGCGACCAAAACCAGACCGCAGCCGAACTCGAAACCGAGTGGAAGACGGATGCGCGCTGGAACGGAATCGAACGCGATTTCAGCGCCGAAGACGTCATCGCCCTCCGCGGAAGTGTTAGGGAAGACCGCACGCTTGCTCGTCGCGGCGCCGAGAACCTCTGGAACCTCCTGCAGCGCGACAACACCGAATGGGTCGCCGCGCTTGGCGCGCTCACCGGCAACCAGGCCGTGCAGCAAGTGCGCGCCGGGCTCGAAGCGATCTACCTCAGCGGCTGGCAAGTTGCCGCCGACGCCAATCTCTCCGGCCAGACCTACCCCGACCAGAGCCTCTACCCGGCCAACAGCGTGCCGGCCGTTGTGCGTCGCATCAACAACGCGCTGATGCGGGCCGACCAGATCGAGACCGCCGAGGATGGCGCTCCCAAGATTGATTGGATGGCGCCGATTGTGGCCGACGCAGAAGCCGGCTTTGGTGGGCCTCTGAACTCCTACGAGCTCATGTCATCCATGATCGAAGCCGGAGCTGCTGGCGTCCACTGGGAAGATCAGCTCGCGTCAGAGAAGAAGTGTGGCCACATGGGCGGCAAGGTTCTCATCCCGACCGCACAGCACGTTCGCACTCTCAACGCGGCTCGACTCGCTGCCGATGTCGCCGGAGTATCAAGCATCATCATTGCTCGCACCGACTCTCTTGCTGCCGACCTCATCACCAACGATGTGGATGACCGCGACAAGCCATTCTTGACGGGGGAGCGCACGAGTGACGGCTTCTACCGCACCACTCCGGGCATCGAAACGGTTCTCAGTCGCGGCCACGCCTACGCGCCCTACGCAGATCTTCTCTGGGTGGAGAGTGCGAAGCCCGATCTTGAGTTGGCGCGCACCTTTGCGGAGAGCATCCACAAGGAGTTCCCCGGTAAAAAGCTCGCCTACAACTGCTCGCCATCGTTCAACTGGAAGCGTCACCTCGACGATGACCAGATCGCGAGCTTCCAGCGCGAGTTGGCTGCCATGGGTTATGCCTTCCAATTCATTACTCTTGCCGGGTTCCACGCGCTCAACCACTCGATGTACACCCTGGCTCGGGGCTACAGCGAGCGTCACATGAGTGCGTATGTGGAACTGCAAGAGGCAGAGTTCGCGTCTGAAGCAGACGGCTACACGGCAACGCGCCACCAGCGCGAGGTCGGAACAGGGTACTTCGATCGCATCGCGACGGCCCTTAACCCCACGAGCGAAACCCTCGCCCTCGTCGGCAGCACCGAAACGGCGCAATTTCATTAA
- a CDS encoding CoA transferase — protein sequence MSLLDAAWQSLGEDAAALALVRDNGTAVPLTGTLPSGRFVHDAIAAASFSASLLAARRVGCAVPSVELNPLKVATAVTSDKHFRHGGEPVAAWAELSGFWPCSDGWVRTHANYPHHRSALLSALDLPDGTGADEFMLALHTMDAAEVEERVVAAGGVATVVRTAEEWAEHPQAQALAELPVIEVSSLGDTEPAQLAETTIDAPLAGLRVLDLTRVIAGPVAGRTLALWGADVLRIDGPRHPEIPWQHLDTGAGKRSALLDLDDDTDRATFEKLLETADVVLTAYRPGSLDKFGLSPEALAERRPGIIVGRLSAWGTVGPLAERRGFDSIVQAATGIALVEGEGKGTPGTLPAQALDHAAGYLLAAGIATAVRRRIDAGHSWLVEVSLARLASELLQQRRPRHAPTASAGFTPTVTTQEGVTSAVPAPAYDGSPGRFSAPAVEWGSSDAAWLS from the coding sequence ATGAGTTTGCTGGATGCAGCGTGGCAGTCCCTTGGGGAAGATGCCGCCGCCCTCGCCTTAGTGCGCGACAACGGCACTGCCGTGCCCCTCACCGGAACGCTGCCTTCGGGCCGCTTCGTTCATGACGCGATCGCTGCCGCCTCGTTTTCTGCGTCGCTGCTGGCGGCACGGAGGGTCGGCTGCGCGGTTCCTTCAGTTGAGCTCAATCCGCTCAAAGTGGCGACTGCCGTCACGAGCGACAAGCACTTTCGCCACGGTGGCGAACCGGTTGCTGCGTGGGCAGAGCTCTCTGGATTCTGGCCCTGCAGCGACGGTTGGGTGCGCACGCATGCCAATTATCCGCACCACCGCTCAGCCCTGCTGAGCGCGCTCGACCTGCCCGATGGTACGGGCGCCGACGAGTTCATGCTCGCGCTCCACACGATGGATGCGGCCGAGGTTGAAGAGAGAGTTGTAGCCGCCGGGGGAGTCGCGACCGTGGTGCGCACCGCAGAGGAGTGGGCCGAGCATCCGCAAGCTCAGGCGTTGGCCGAACTGCCTGTCATCGAGGTGTCGTCGCTCGGCGATACCGAACCGGCTCAGCTTGCTGAGACGACTATCGACGCGCCACTGGCTGGCCTCCGCGTGCTCGACCTCACTCGCGTGATCGCTGGGCCGGTCGCGGGGCGAACCTTGGCCCTGTGGGGCGCCGACGTTCTGCGCATCGACGGCCCGCGGCATCCTGAAATCCCGTGGCAACACCTCGACACTGGTGCCGGCAAGCGTTCGGCCCTGCTCGACCTCGACGACGACACCGACCGGGCAACCTTCGAGAAGCTGCTCGAGACCGCGGATGTCGTACTCACCGCCTACCGTCCCGGTTCGTTGGATAAATTCGGACTTTCACCAGAGGCTCTCGCCGAGCGACGCCCGGGAATTATCGTGGGCCGCCTTTCGGCGTGGGGAACAGTCGGACCATTGGCTGAACGCCGCGGCTTCGACAGCATCGTTCAGGCCGCAACAGGAATTGCGCTGGTTGAGGGCGAAGGCAAGGGAACGCCGGGCACTCTACCCGCTCAAGCTCTTGACCATGCCGCTGGTTATCTGCTTGCGGCGGGCATCGCCACCGCGGTGCGACGACGCATCGATGCGGGCCACTCGTGGCTCGTGGAGGTGTCGCTTGCGCGACTGGCGAGCGAACTGTTGCAGCAGCGCCGTCCGCGGCACGCGCCCACGGCATCCGCTGGTTTCACTCCAACGGTGACAACGCAGGAGGGGGTCACGAGCGCGGTTCCGGCTCCCGCCTACGATGGCAGTCCCGGGCGCTTCAGTGCCCCGGCGGTCGAGTGGGGTTCGAGCGACGCCGCGTGGCTTTCTTAG
- a CDS encoding helix-turn-helix domain-containing protein — MTPRTRTQADDEDMFDSLTVGRRIRQLRTDRGLTLDDLGAALERAASQVSVIENGKRELKLSELQKIARFFEVSVDELLSSEPPSPRAALEIALERAQRGPLYNSLALPELPVRKTLSDEAIETVLGLHDELQRLHRERAATPEEARRANTELRRVMRRRNNYFGELETTARELLDAVGHTGGPLSQRVASDLASHLGFSLHYVPDLPATTRSVTDLRNGRIYLPVAQAEGTDPRSTLLQALAGHVLGIREPADYSEFLYQRVETNYLAAALMVPEKTAVEFLTAAKAQRELSVEDLRDAFAVPYETAAHRFTNLATEHLGVPVHFLKVHEGGTISKAYENDSAAFPTDALGAIEGQIVCRQWSARQVFDVEDRFSPYHQYTDKPGGTYWCTSRIQSGRRGDFSVSLGTPFASAKWFRGRDTTNRAVSTCPDEGCCRSAPENLSSRWAQHSIPSARLNSSLLAAMPTGMYPGVDTTEVFEFLESHSPRG; from the coding sequence ATGACCCCACGCACGCGTACGCAGGCAGACGATGAGGACATGTTCGATTCCCTCACCGTTGGCCGCCGCATCCGTCAACTCCGCACCGATCGCGGTCTCACCCTCGATGACCTCGGTGCCGCGCTCGAGCGTGCGGCCTCTCAGGTGTCTGTTATCGAGAACGGCAAGCGAGAGCTCAAGCTCAGCGAGCTGCAGAAGATCGCCCGCTTCTTTGAGGTGTCGGTGGATGAACTGCTGAGCTCAGAGCCACCGTCACCGCGTGCTGCCCTCGAGATAGCTCTCGAACGCGCGCAGCGCGGTCCGCTCTACAACTCGCTCGCGCTGCCCGAGCTGCCGGTGCGCAAGACCCTCAGCGATGAGGCAATCGAAACCGTGCTCGGCTTGCACGACGAATTGCAGCGCCTCCACCGCGAACGTGCGGCAACGCCCGAGGAAGCCCGCCGCGCTAACACCGAACTGCGGCGCGTGATGCGCAGGCGCAATAACTACTTTGGCGAACTTGAGACGACAGCCCGAGAACTATTGGATGCCGTCGGCCACACCGGCGGCCCGCTCTCCCAACGGGTTGCCTCTGACCTTGCCTCCCACCTCGGGTTTTCACTGCACTACGTGCCCGATCTGCCCGCCACTACTCGCAGTGTGACGGATCTACGCAATGGCCGCATCTACCTGCCAGTCGCGCAGGCTGAGGGAACAGACCCGCGCTCGACGCTGCTGCAGGCGCTTGCCGGGCATGTGTTGGGCATCCGGGAACCCGCCGACTATTCAGAGTTTCTCTATCAGCGGGTGGAGACGAACTATCTTGCGGCGGCCCTCATGGTGCCGGAGAAGACCGCGGTCGAGTTTCTCACCGCAGCCAAGGCGCAGCGAGAACTTTCCGTCGAAGATCTGCGCGATGCATTCGCGGTGCCGTACGAGACGGCGGCCCACCGCTTCACGAATCTGGCGACTGAGCATTTGGGCGTTCCCGTGCACTTCTTGAAGGTGCACGAGGGCGGCACAATTTCCAAGGCCTACGAAAACGACAGTGCAGCTTTTCCGACGGATGCGCTCGGCGCGATCGAGGGACAAATCGTGTGCCGGCAGTGGAGTGCGCGCCAAGTCTTTGATGTCGAGGACCGCTTCAGCCCGTACCACCAATACACCGACAAGCCGGGCGGCACCTACTGGTGCACGTCGCGCATCCAGTCGGGTCGGCGTGGCGATTTCTCGGTGAGCCTTGGCACTCCGTTTGCGTCAGCAAAGTGGTTCCGTGGGCGCGACACCACGAACCGTGCCGTCTCAACGTGTCCGGATGAGGGGTGCTGCCGCAGCGCGCCCGAGAACCTGTCGTCCCGCTGGGCGCAGCATTCGATCCCGAGCGCGCGGCTCAACAGTTCGCTGCTCGCGGCAATGCCCACCGGAATGTATCCCGGGGTTGACACCACTGAAGTGTTTGAGTTCTTGGAGTCGCACTCGCCGCGCGGCTAG
- a CDS encoding HAD family hydrolase translates to MTNAPVTLFFDVNETLSDLSPVADAFEAVGATRDRAASWFASILRDGFALTSTDSDARFLDIATVNARDALGSSPITIPLDDAVDAVITAFSSVQLHEDVAPGFRSLADAGHRLFTLSNGPASNAERMLTEAGLADSMTGFLSVEGYSPWKPARAAYESALTRSETAGTAYLVAVHPWDIHGAANAGLSTVWVNRTKATYPKHFVSPTLTVETLGEIDERLA, encoded by the coding sequence ATGACAAACGCCCCTGTGACTCTGTTTTTCGACGTCAACGAAACCCTGTCTGATCTTTCGCCCGTCGCCGATGCTTTTGAAGCGGTTGGCGCAACGCGAGATCGTGCAGCATCGTGGTTCGCGAGCATTCTGCGTGACGGATTCGCGCTCACCAGCACTGATAGCGATGCGCGCTTTCTCGACATTGCCACCGTAAACGCGCGCGACGCTCTCGGCAGCTCTCCCATCACCATTCCGCTGGACGACGCAGTGGATGCTGTCATCACCGCTTTCTCCAGCGTGCAGCTTCACGAGGATGTTGCTCCGGGATTCAGGTCGCTGGCCGACGCCGGCCATCGACTGTTCACTCTCTCCAACGGACCTGCGAGCAATGCCGAGCGGATGCTGACGGAAGCTGGTCTCGCCGATTCCATGACTGGCTTCCTGTCGGTGGAGGGTTACTCCCCCTGGAAACCTGCGCGCGCAGCCTACGAGAGTGCTCTGACTCGATCAGAAACTGCAGGAACCGCGTACCTTGTGGCGGTGCATCCGTGGGACATCCACGGTGCCGCCAACGCCGGACTCTCGACCGTGTGGGTTAACCGCACGAAGGCGACCTATCCCAAGCACTTTGTATCGCCAACGCTGACCGTCGAAACACTCGGTGAAATCGACGAGCGCTTGGCTTAG
- a CDS encoding Dps family protein, whose product MTDSQKAQTTSPAKSGARKTRQQNAERGFTASKGLADRLQQVLVELLELQLQGKQAHWNVVGKNFRDTHLVLDEIIDAARGFSDTIAERMRALHATPDGRSDTVAATTTLPEFPAGEVDTAHTIDLLTERLEGTIATIREVHDPIDEEDPTSADLLHGILETLEQYAWMVSAENRTPAKK is encoded by the coding sequence ATGACTGATTCACAGAAAGCGCAGACCACAAGTCCGGCCAAATCTGGGGCTCGCAAAACCCGCCAGCAGAATGCTGAGCGAGGGTTCACTGCGTCCAAGGGGCTGGCGGATCGTCTTCAGCAGGTGCTCGTAGAACTGCTCGAACTTCAGTTGCAGGGCAAGCAGGCTCACTGGAATGTCGTCGGCAAGAACTTCCGCGACACCCACCTCGTGCTTGACGAGATCATCGATGCCGCTCGGGGCTTCAGCGACACGATCGCGGAACGGATGCGCGCGCTGCATGCCACGCCTGATGGCCGTAGCGACACTGTTGCGGCAACCACCACGCTCCCCGAGTTCCCCGCGGGCGAAGTGGACACCGCGCACACCATTGACCTTCTGACGGAGCGGCTCGAAGGCACTATCGCTACCATTCGCGAAGTGCACGACCCCATCGATGAAGAAGACCCTACGAGCGCGGATCTACTGCACGGCATCCTCGAAACGCTCGAACAATACGCCTGGATGGTGTCGGCCGAGAACCGCACCCCCGCAAAGAAGTAG